The Humulus lupulus chromosome 7, drHumLupu1.1, whole genome shotgun sequence region AGGCCTACTGACAATCTTCATCCCAAGTGAACTTTTTGGTCCCTTTTAGAATGTTGAAGGAGGGaagacacttgttagtggatcTTAAAGTGAACCTGTTGAGTTCTACTACCCTCCCTGTAAAACATTGCACTTCCTTTTTGTTTCTTGGTGGGCTCATCTCCAATAACGCTATGATtttatcaggattggcctcaatGCCCCAGGAGTTTACAATAAAACagaggaattttcctgacgaaaTTCTGAAGGCGCACTTGAGCGCGTTCAACTTCATCCTGAATTTTAGGAGGGTGTCACACATTTCACCAAGGTCATTTGTGAGCTCTTATGCCCTAGTagtcttcaccaacatatcatcgacatatacttccatatttcttcctatttgatttgcgaacattcttttaccaacctttgataagtagcgcCTGCATTCTTTAACCCAAAAGGCATTCCCTTAAAGCAATAGAGCCCCTTGTCCATTATAAATGAAGTATTCTCCTCATCAACTgagttcatgggtatttggttgtacacATAATAGGCTAAGTAGCTCATGCCCAGCTGTTGCGTCTACTAACTAATTAATCCTAGGATGCGGAAAGTTATCCTTGggacaggctttattgaggttattaaagtccacacaagtcctccacttcccattagGATTTGGGTCTAGGACACGATTCGATACGGATAACTcatgaataaagagttatttcaagtgcttttgagcttataattgtgaaaaaatcttgggtgatgttagtttatttttagcttttgtagctaactttggtgttttcATGATCTTAATTAAGTCTAGttattttgtagtttttaatagccaATGGGTTGAAGATAATAGTTTCATGAATAGATATTTGTaaaaagaatgaactaacatgtgaaactatctaaattgaatttttgatggcTAAATTATCAGgttttgctgaagcattttgatcaggcagtTTTTAGGCACCTAGAACACGTGGCAAGTCAATGGGTGAGTTGGAATAGTGGTTGAGGTGGCAAGCACAGAAATCATGAGTAAAAAAATTAGGAGAAAATGACAAAAGATAAGAGGAACTCACGTTTTTTTTATAAGGAGGGCAATATTGTACTTTTGAGGCTAAAGAAGGAAACCTAGAATACACAAAAAGAAGCATTAGCCGAAAAATTAGGGAGGCATccatttttggaaaagaaaactagcaagaagaaggaaagaaacccATAAATCagcaaggaagaaggaggacaaaaaagagagctcaagcatcattttttATTTGTTCCTTCTTCTATTCCTAAActccatttttatattttctaagtGATTTCTAAATCTGagtattatgggctgttttgattgtggattaatttttattaactCAGTCATGAAcaaatttttaggtggcttgaattgttgattaACCCTATGTTATAGAGCCATAAGGGAGTatgctgcccccatgtttaatgagctcaatccgggcattgttaggcctgaaattcaagcaACCCAATTAGAGTTAAAGCCCGttatgttccaaatgttgcaaacagtgggtcaatttagtgggctgcctactgaagatcctcatcttcatctttgttcatttttagaggtgagcgattctttcaagctacaaggagtgagTGACGAGGCCCTAAGCttgaaattgttccctttctatttgagggatcgagctagagcttggctcaacaCCCTTCCTACCAACTCGGTGACTACATTgaatgagttggctgaaaaattcttgatgaagtactttcctccCACCAAAAATGCCCAGTTTCGCAATGAAATCATGTCATTTCAGCATCTGGAAGAAGAATCATTttgtgaagcttgggagagattcaagAAGTTATTAAGGAAATGCCCACACCATGGGATCCCATATTGCATACAAATGGAAACATTCTATAATGGGCCCAATTCTTCCACTCGCATGGTGTTAGATGCTTCAGCTaatggggctattctctctaagtcctacaatgaagcctatgtgattttggagaggatagctaGCAATAATTATTAATAGCCAAATGctagagcctcaacaagtcaaaaAGTGGCTGGTATACTTGAAGTGGATGCATTAACAACTTTGACCGCTCAAGGttcttcaatgactaaccttctcaagaacatgagtttgggggAATGATACAACTAGCTGATATGGGACAAGTTGCTGATTtatcttgtgtttattgtggagatgggcacacaTTTAAGAGTTTTCTTTCGAATCCCGCTTCGGTTTGTTACgtggggaatcaaaatgccaaccgCAATAACCCATACTCGAACTCTTATAATCCAGGGTGGAGGCAGCATCCAAACTTCTCATGGGTggggtcaaggagctagttcaagcggagcaccaatgcaaaacaagcctacatatGCACTtgggttttctcaacaacaaccaagagctcAACCACCTCCTCCTCAAGCATCTCAATCAAGAgctttggagagtttaatgaaagaatatatggccaagaatgatgcTATGATTCAGAGCCAAGCGGCATCCTTGAGGAACCTAGAGATTCAAATGGGGCAGCTAGCTAATGAGCTAAGGAATAGACCACGAGGCACCTTGCCTAGTGATACTAAAAATCAAAGGAGAGATGATAAAGAGCAATGCAAGGCGATCACTTTGAGGAATGGTAAAAATCTGGAGTTCAATGAGGATAATCCTAAGAGAAACAATGAGCCCACTTCAACCCAAAGTAGTGCGGACAAGGAAGATAGAGTTGTAAGTTCAAAAATGTCAAATGCTGATCATGAAGCAATTGCTGCCATAATTCCTTAGCAAAATGCTACAGAGAAGCCTatgagcaagccacctccaccatttcctcagtgctttcaaaagcagcaacaagatggtcaattctggagatttttagatgttttgaaacagcttcacatcaatataccgttggtggaagctttggagcAAAGGCCCAACTACGTGAAGTTTTTGAAGGATATTTTAACTAAGAAGAGGAGACTTGGAGAATTTGAAATGGTGGATTTGACTGAAGGTTGTAGTGccatattgaaaaataaaattcctcctaaattgaAAGATTCGGGCAGCTTCACAATTCCAATTTCTATTGGGGGACGAGAAGTTTGTAAAGTTCTTTGTGATTTGGGAGctagtattaatttgatgcccatgtACATTTTTAAGAAGTTGAGAATTGGAGAAGCAAGGCCAACTACACTCACCTTGCAATTAGCTGACCGTTCTATGGTGCATCCGAAGGGAAAGATTGAAGACGTTCTAGTACAAGTTGACAAGTTCATTTTTTTGGCGAATTTCATTATTCTTGACTATGAGGGAGATAGGGATGTACGGAtcattttggggagaccatttcTTGCCACCAGGAGGACGTTGATAGATGTTGAAAAAGGAGAGCTCACCATTCGAGCTCAAGATGAACAAGTCACATTCAAGGATTTTAATCCTATACGCTCTCCTAATGAAGTTGAAGCTTGTTTGGCCATAAGTGCTTCCAACTTCAAGTTGATTGAAAAGATGCATGGAAAGTATAGCAATGGAGTCAAGAGAAATGTTCATTTTGAAGAAATTGAGAAAGGTGGGGAGCCAtgggaagaaaaagaaacataGTAGAAAGCCCCAATCACAAATGTTGGAAGTTGGGAATAGAGTGTTTTTCTCGAACTCTCTAGTGAAATCAAGGTGTGATGGGGGTTCTTAGCGAGCAAGGTGTTTTCCAATGGTTTAGTGGAATTATATGATGAGCATTTGGGAAGAGCATTTAAGGTAACAAGGAAATGAGCAAAGTTTGGGGGAAGCGAGGTTAAGCAATATCAAACCTCAGTTTCCTTGAAAGATCcttagagaaagaaaaaatgaagtttgggttgctatggtttttggaggattcatttgtaaagcaactcaaagaaagaaagaataaaaatgcATTGAAAAGAaacgaaaaaaaatcaataaaaaatgaatatatatatatatgtcaatattAGTGTCTTTAGTTATTtgcattttaatttttgttatgttacttttattttattgtaatgtTGTTTTCGGAGTGGTTTTATGTGTGTTTTTGTGTTTCAGGTGTTAAGAAAGCAAGCAAATGGTGTTTTGGAAATAATTTTTGGGTTTGATGGTTTTGCGAAATTTTTGCTTCAACAAACAGGGAGCAAAAATTTCTGAAAAACGGAGGAGTTATGTCAAATTTTAGTTGCTGAAGAAAAACTTAGGCAAAATGGTGGAAATATGGGCAAGAAAAAATCCTGGGTCGTGGGTTCATttagagaaatatatatataatactatgtttatatatacaaatttttttataatactatatttatatatatatattactatatatagagagagaaagaaacaTACAATATGTATTACTACATTTATATatacaaaagaaaaaatatatataataataaaatatacaaaatatatataatctcaGTAACATATATAtcctatataaaatatatatgtaaatataataCCCTAAATCATCTTCAACCCATTTCCCTCAACGTTTGCCCAGACCATATTCGTTCCTTCCAACTCCGAGAGCCACCGCCACCACCCACTCCCAGCGCTTCCCTCGCACATCCTCAGACCCAAGTGCGGCTTTGTGTGCACACCACGCAGAAGCGACCATTCCATTAGCGCCATCCAGTAGCGCGTCCCCAAGCCTCGGACCCAGGCGCACGGTTTTGAAGCAGCCAGACCCACGATCATCAGGTGCGCATTTGGCCAGACGCGGCCCATAGACTCCACTCGCACATTCCAGGCGCCGCACATCCAAGGCCCCACACGTGCCTCCGCCTGCCTCACCAAGCACTCCCCTCTGCCATTCGAGATCTTAGGTGCAATCTCGCTTGGCCATTCTCCTCCACGCACGGCCTCAAGACGAGCCTAGTCAACCCATCCATTCGCCCTGTATCCAGCCGCCTTTTGCTCGGATCCCATACACAAATCAGCAAGCTCTGAGTGTCAGTATGGCTAATACTCTCTCGGTCTAGCAGTCCCATGTTGGGTATTCTTTTCTGTATTCATGTGCTATTATTGTGAATATTGTTGGGATCTTAGTTAGCTAACTGTGGCTTTTGGAGGCAGTCATTTGAAATTTATCTGCTTGTTGGCAGTATTGTTCTTGGTTCTAGTTATACTGCTCTATTGCTCTATTTCTCTGTTGTTCTGTTGGCATTCTCTTCATTGATAAGCATGATATTTTTTGTTTGGGTGCTCATTTTGCTGTGTTGTTGATTGGTGATATATCTGCTTCCTTTTGACCAATATGGCCACTAAAACACGAGCTCAAACAGAATCTACACCACCCTCTCTCCCACAACCAGCCAAAAAGAAATCTGCCCCAAGTTCTATACTAACACTAGCCAAACCAAAAGCTATTGCCCCAATCACTGCCCCACTATCTTTGCCTTCCCCAGTCACTGTAAATGACccttgtaacaacccaaaatcactaatgaggcttaggggccttaattagtgtgccgggagggcacgattggtttatgtgtgaattaagtagtttaatgcatgattctgtgataagcatgcttgtatggttatatgaatgtatatgtgaagtgcatgtctacgagtattagtatgcatgtaggc contains the following coding sequences:
- the LOC133792297 gene encoding uncharacterized protein LOC133792297 gives rise to the protein MVDLTEGCSAILKNKIPPKLKDSGSFTIPISIGGREVCKVLCDLGASINLMPMYIFKKLRIGEARPTTLTLQLADRSMVHPKGKIEDVLVQVDKFIFLANFIILDYEGDRDVRIILGRPFLATRRTLIDVEKGELTIRAQDEQVTFKDFNPIRSPNEVEACLAISASNFKLIEKMHGKYSNGVKRNVHFEEIEKGGEPWEEKET